The Carassius auratus strain Wakin unplaced genomic scaffold, ASM336829v1 scaf_tig00214111, whole genome shotgun sequence genomic interval GTCAGTAAAATTGttgatatactgtacattacattaaaatgaaaaacattatattatataataatataataaaaatgaacaacaatTTCTTAGTTAAGTAGATCATTGTTATCACAAAAACAGTCATATAGATGCCATGTGGtgatatttaatgaatttaacaCATTATTTAATGACTTATGTATGTTATACTTTGGGACATATATTttatatggaagaaaaaaaaatggttttcaatcatttaaatgttatatatattaagaCAAATTGCCCACAACCTATACAATGTATTTATCTGTAGTGTACTTGAGATCTCAATACAAGGTTTTAATGAGGTCTGATGAGCGCTATAATCAGGACAGCGCTGCCATCTACTGGACGAATAGGTGAATAACAACAACAAGAACGCGAACACGACATCATCATCACATCACtgtcatcataaacaacagcaacaacaacagtaataataataataataataataataataataataataaaagcctataattaaaaaatgcagctGGGTTACacaaatctggaaaaaaaaatggaatgtaaATTTGGGATATATCTTATGGACACATGAGATATCCTCTGTGTGTTAATAAAAGGGCAGcgataaaattacaataaagagTAAAAGACTAAATGATCTCATAAAACAGGTTAATAACAGGTCACAAATATGATTGATGATTTTGAGTGAGTTGATTTAAtgtgtcgtcagtctaatctcaCTCAGAAGGCGGATTAATGTTTCCAGTCAATCCCGCTTCAGCGAATCAACAGGAAATTTCGTAAAAGTGATGTCGTGATGTTGACGCTCCTCACCGTTTGTTCTACAGCATCGGTTTTCTCCGTCGTATCGATATGGCCGTTTCAACAAGTCAGAAGATCACCTTGATCTCTTGCATCGTTCTTTGTATGTCTTTATTTCTACCCAAATTATTTTTACCCAGAGTGAAGAAAGAAACAGCGCAGTCGGAGGGTAAGATGAGACAAAAATGTAATCCTTCATCATCCCTCgtttaatgtttcagtaatgtCAGTGCTGATTTACCATCCCTGTGATCTCTGTGCTCAGGTCCCCTGTTAACCTCTACCAGCTCCTCGTGTGTGGCTTCATAATGTGAGGATCACTTTCATTCCTAAACAAATCTATCCTCATTTATTCCTAACAAAACCTAACACCGtaaccattgaaaaaaaaaaaaagaataataatattggataattataacattataaggAGATTTCATATATgtcatttagtttagtttaatttagttaatttttgtaATTCATATTTTTGATAACCACTGgttttatacagaaaaaaatgaatagaaattgcTCTTTTTTTAGTGCAGtgtctataaaataattatatttttttatttattttttaagtcggaCCAGGACATTTTCCTCCCCCACGACACAGACATTCATTCTCTGAAGATCATGATCACTGGACACAGACTCTCATTACATCAAGCATTACAACCCAGAGGCCATTGCCAGAGCCAAAGGTGTTGGCAAGCCGAATCTCCTGGGCCAGGTCATCCCCGTCTATGGCTTTGGGATTTTCCTTTATATCATCTACTTGTTCTTTAAAGTGAGTCTTACCAGAAGCTATTTGTAAAATGGCTCCATTCAGCAGCTCTCCTGTAAGACTGATTCCCCAAGAGAAAAGATCTAGCAGGCTCTTTAATATATAcagaaatgttcaaaagtttgggtcagttagatttttaatgtttatgaaagaagtctcttattcctacaatgttgcatttattttatcaaaactacaaaaaaaaaaacaaaaaaaaaaaaacagtaatattgtgaaatgttattacaatttaaaagaactgttttgtatttcaatatatttgaaaatgtaatgaattcctgtgatgccaatgctgaattttcagtagcaaTTACAGTACTACaatcttcagggtcacatgatctttcagaaatcagtccagaaatgtctttactgtcacttctaataaattaaaaatatcctagctgaagaaaataaatttcttatatgtatatgtgtgtgtatatatagccaTAGgtacgcgcgcacacacacacacatatatgcttcAGTTATGCTTACTTTGATCTTTCAACAGCTGACCTCTAAGGACAAACCTCATCGACAAGGTTGCAGATTCCCTATGCTGCAGTCAGAATACACATTTGAAGAGATGCGTGAGTTTACATATACATCAAACCTAGTTAGACAACATTATGTACCTAATAATGATGCTCACCTTAGTAGCACCATATTGTAAAATTGTGAcctttttttaaaatcacatttctttTTTACTCTTATTGCATTCATTCTCAGCATTTCTGTAGCTAAACCACATGCAACTCCAGATAAAGTAGATTAAGATCCTGTCCAAGACATGGCAAGCTTTGTTCAACCCGGATTAACAATCAGAAGTAATGTTTTAGAAGGCTAGCCCCTCCTAATACCAATTAACTGCATGTCTTTTGGATCAGTAGTAAGAGGTTTAGCTCTATTCAACAAATGGATACCAAAGGGTGGAGGAGGCAACTGACATAGAGCATCAGTACTGCACTCACTCCCTGTACAGCACGTGTATGAAGAGATCAAACTATCCTTACaattttgctatttaaataaatgtatgatttaaATGAAACTACAAAGTGTGGCGGCCACATGTTTGAGTGAATATCTGTATCTTATGTGATTCTAAACCTCATTCAATTGTCTCCCTGGCAGCTACTTGTCAGCTGGCACAAATGCAGGCCAGAATGAGTGAAAAAGCCAGAGAAAAGAGAATATCTAAAGTTGTCCACCCATCTACCAGGTAATCAAATCGTATTTCTCTCCTTGCACCATCCAGTATCTTACTGATCAAAGAGCTGACAGAGCACTGACATGATCTGCATGCAACTTCAAATGGAAATTGGAATCCATTTTTTAAAAGGGAAAGTGCTATTTCACAGCATTATGATTCCCAAGAAATGCATTAACTGTTATAATGCATATCTAGAGTgcagtgtaagtcactttggataaaaggatctgccaaatacaaattattattatttttaattcacagAACATATATCCATATTCTTCTGAGGAAACATATTTGTTTCCTTTTCTATTTTTAGCAGCCTGTGCAATTTGTTGacaagtttaaattatttttaaaataatgaacaacAGTGGTACATTTGTTTTGCAGCTTCATAATTAGAAAGAATGTGTATATTGTTTTTGCAATGATTGTAATAAATTGCTTTTAATAACGTATTTCTGTCTCACCACTGGTTCTGACTTCAGGTCACGCAGGGGCACACGGAGGCGTGAGGAGAAAAAGCTCAAACAGCTGAAGGAGATCACCCAAATGATGCGGGAGAGACAGTTACGAGAGGAAGCTTCGCCAGAGGAGGAGGCCGAGGAGGCCCCCTACACTGCAGACTGGGAAGGTATACTTCAAGGCTTTGTGTTGGGTCCGCTGTTGTTTCTTGGTccttgaattacattttattcactACTTCCCAAGGCTATCCAGAGGAGACCTACCCAGAGTATGACACGACCTCCCGCAGACGCAGATTTCCCAGTGTTATACTTGAAGAACCAGACCAAGTCATACTCACAGCAGAGGAGCTTGCTGAGAGAATGGagaaggaagaagaagaggaggaggaggatgatccTGATGAGGAGGTGAAAGTGGAGAATGATGGAGAAAAAGAAGAGGACGACAAAGAAGAAGAGGAATAtgaagaggatgaggatgaagatgaagaggaggatgaggaagaggaggaggaagaggaggatgagattCGAGAAGACCAGCCCTGTCTTCTTAAAAGTATTGATGAGGATGATGAGAAACTCGAGTACCCTCGTGAAAACGAGGAGGAACAGAAACCAAGCAGGAGAAGACGACAAATCACTTTTAGCGATCACAGACATGTCTTCCATTATCCAAAGGGTGGAGCTGTTGGTTGCAAGTATgagaaagaggaggaagaagaacatgatggagaagaagaagaggaagtggAGCATGATGGGGCAAGGAATGAAGAGGAAGAAAATGGTGATGAAGAAGACtgtgaagaagaagaggaagatcaACATAATGAAGATGGGCAGAGTGAGacagagaaggaggaggaggatccTCTGATGGAGGCCGAGAGCCTGGGATTTAATGATGAAGTGGAATGTGAATCGGAGGAACAGGAAGTAGACCTCCTTGACTTCCTACAAACATACCAACCTGAGGTAACTATCATCTCCAACAAGTCAGAATCTACCAAAGCTCAAGCCTCTGGGACTCTTCGAATGCGTCACAAGAAACAAAAGGTGAAGAAGTGACCAgcctggggaaaaaaaaacaatagtcgtGTGTTCGTTTATCCTCTAGTTTAAACATACCTTACTGTGAATCTTTCTTGCTTTGCTTAAGGAAACTGTAACTATCTAGGCTTTTCTGAGATCTCTTTCATCTGTTTCCAAGAACAGCTAGAGAAGATTTTAGAGTATGTTGTGTCAAAAATAGGCACTTTCAAGaccctttttccaaaaaaagtcTTTGCCAATAAAACATTTCCAAACAGAAATGGCTTTGTGTGAACATTATTTCATGAGCTGTAAAGCACTGTACCACAAATGCAATGATTTCATCTTAAATATTTGAGATGCAAAAATtcacattcagttttattttgagtactGTATACAAACACTGTATACTGACCACTGTACACATTTTACAAAACAGAGTGACATAATAGTTATACATTATCAATTTAACACAAGAGTGGtgagattttttttcccaaacaatgaaaattagcactaattttcagtttttaaccATTTAGAGAGAACCCAAAAACTGTTATAGCATTACATGAAGTATAGAGAGTGCTGGAATGGTTTCACGAGGCAGttaaaaaacaaactttaataACTTACACAGATTTCTTTGCAAATTGGCCAAAGAACTTTACAtatactttataatttttcctttaaaaaagtaatattaaaaatacttttccaGGGGAAAGACAGGATGTCTGAAGCCACAACATTTCTATGACAAAAAGAATAGTAACAAAAAAGGTATGCCATTTACAGCAAATTTCATCTCTTTATACTGGATtaacaatctaaatattagttgttgttgttttaacttaaaaatgCACAGTTTGTGCAATTAAGAATGTTTTGCGTGATGGACAACAaacttgaaatttttcaaaattaaaccAAGGGGCTTTCGGCAGGGAACAAAATGATGATGGATTGATTTCTctaaaacacattcatttaacACTAACGTTATATGATTTCAGACAatgaaaagatttttttttttttccggtttCCAAAACGTTTTTGTGACGTTTGActgaaatgaaaaacagtatgatAAAAAGAAACCTTGAGTCGTGCTAATGCATAATAGAGCAGATCTAGTAAATCAGTGTGGCCATATGAAGACTATTCAAGAATAGTTTGGCTTTAAGGGCAGTGTGTGCAGCaggttttatgttttgttatgtttgtaGTTCAGTTGCCACACTGATAACTCCGCTTCACTTATTTCATTTCTTCATTCATCAGCATTGTTCAGCAAAGACACAGAAGTGTtcaatacaattataaatgatGATGTGAGTTTTGTCTAAATTCCACGCTGATGCTTTGTTCGATCCACAGATTCACAATTATCCTCATGCAGCAGGAAATTAAATAGATGACTTTGTTTGCATGCACAGTTATAATCAAACTACAATCACTTTATCAAGATCTGATAGTCCGACCCCAAAAAATCAGACCAGTTAAATTTCAGTTGGACTAAAATGTTTCTATGGCAAATTACTAATGTAGGCAGACAGAAATCCAACTTTTAAAAGTGCATGTAAACAACACTGGCTTAAGAAAACAATGTAGCATCTCACCAACTTCAAGCATCACAAGTGTTTCATCCAAAGGCACAATATTTACAGCTTTCCACCATTCATCTCTGAATAAAGTGCTCAGTACATTCCCCTACAAATGTAGTGGGTCAGTATGAGGTGATTACAGTATGTACTTACCCTGGTATTGACCctcacataaacacacttcttcCACCATGTAGGACTTCAGGGGCTTTCACACCAGAGCTTCTGGTGTGGATCTGGATATGGTGAACCAttcattttggtttgtttaaattatataaatgtcatTTGTGGGTCTCATGTTCCCTTGAAAACTGTAGATAAACCGTTTGCAGAACTGTGCAGATGGACACAAAGTGATAATGATGACATCTATTTTGTGGAATTGTCATACATTCATCAGATGATTTTTAAGAAATCCAAACCAAAAGCTCGAATGTGGAGGCACCTTGGTCAGGCTTTGTGCTTGAAGCACGGGGAATTATTGGCATGGGGTAAGACACAAGCAGCAGATGGTATGGAAatctataaatacataaatagtggATAAATATGTTAGACTGTCATACTTCATACTGGCTTCGGAGTCCTTGTGAAGAATGAACTGatacattaaatatgtaaaagaCGTTGTATGAGACAAGTGACTTGTAGCTGAAGAAATGTCACATATGGAAGTCATATTGCAAAAAGTTCATTAAATCAAATATCCAAATTGTTACATCACAGCTACATGTTATTTTTCTTGTGAAAAATCATAACTGATAGGTTagtaaacattaattattttagaattatgaCCATGGcaaaatgattttagtttttaaccTTAGGGACAGAAGTACTACTGTAAAAGATCCTTATTTGAACATTAGCAAAAGGTTAGTTTTAGCTTGACGGTTAAGTAAAGAAAGTGAGTAAGAGATTTTTGACTGTCAATTAAACGAATGCATCCTCTTCTGATAAACTCCCACAGTTGAGCTTTGAAGTCTTTGTGCTTTCCCCCAACTGTGATGCCCTTTTTTAAAAAGTAGAAATGCCACCTTGCTCAGTCATATTCGCACAAAGAAACAAACTCGATACGCAGTCATGCCTCCAATGGAGGATCTTGAGAGTGGGACCCAGCTGCTTTGGAGTTCACCACAGCCCTTTACTCAGTGATTGGGACTGTAAAGCAGTCTGGCTAGGTCCTTTCGTTCTTGTGGCTGGCAGTGAGAGATGGCTACTCACAGGCTAGCTTGCTGTCAAAACTGGACAGAGCAATAGCAAATGCCTGCAGGGCACACATGGGGTAGTTGTAGTCCATTGTAAAGACGTCCTCTGCTACACGACCAAACTGCATCACAATGTAATCCGCTGCATTCAAGAAAGACAGAATACAGGGATGAGaatacagacaaaacaaacagGTACTTCTCTGTGTGGTTTCTAAAACACAATCCATCTCTGGAGTATGTAGTGGTTGGACACTTTTGGACACTATTTCAAAAATACTATTTCAAATATCTGATTTTCATTGCATTGCAGACACAAAATATCAAACAGAGTGGCTTTGGCAAACAAGTCATGCTAGCGCTTTTCTGAAAcactattttcagttattttagacAGGTATTTTTAGATGGATGTAACATGAaatcagtttaaaaatatatatattttgtaaatttcctactgtaaatatattaaaactattttttttattagtaatatgcataagaactttaaaggcgacttgatttttttgcattctcaGATTAAGgaatttcaaatagttgtatatttACTGTTATATACTGAAACCTAACAAActtcattttctgaaatgttttgacTGAGAAGTGTAATTGTgatatattcctttaaaataaatgatacattgaTATTTTCTATATAATGCAAATATGCTATACATTTCTAATTGTGGCTTAcaagtgtccaaatacattttgaGGCCAGTTTATACCTCcagatttaatataatatttactatatgtacttctacatatatatgtgtttgtgtgtgtgtgtgtgtgtgtgtgtgtgtgtgtataattctacatgaattacattttaaggcTAATATTGTTCTAAAACTAATATTGCTGTTGCCTTGTAAACCATGCAAGCAGTACACAAAGCTTAAGATTATCATTTTTAACTCACGGTCATTGTCATGAATGATCTGAAAATTTTTGACAGATGCTTGGGTGACCCTGCCATGGAAGTTAAGCACATATGATTGTGTATCATCGTTCCAGACCGGCGTCTTGTTGTGAAGCTCTATCACACTCTCAGTGCTTTTGTTCTGCCATCGAGCCAGTAGAGACTCGTGGTCCTGCAAAACAACAGACAGATGTGGGGGATTAGCTTTCCATTAGCGCATGTAACTTTGCCACTAATGCTAAcatttgtatactgtatacaaaAATAGGCCAAGGGTCACTGGTTGCCTCAGACTAATGTTTTACATAAGTAATACATTACCTAGTATTTTACTGGTCATGTAACACAAatgataacatctaaattaacAAATTGAAAAAGATTTCCACCTTGACAGCCTTTAACAGCCTTTGATCGTGGAAGTATTTTTGAGTaagtattttgaattttgaaaactACAATGAACCTTTTGAGATTGTAGCTAATAACAGCCTATTTAAACACAACTATAGGCCTACATGCTGGATTATGCATTATGCTATCTGAAACAGCCCTACACTCACATTTCGAGGCCTGATGGAGACTCTTTCATGGTCCATGTTCATTCCGGGAACAATGACGCTCATCTTCCGAGGCCCCTTGAACCCTAAAACATTTGTTTCCTgcagaacagaacacaaacaTCCGAATTAGTCACCATGTTTATATACATGTGACCCAAATCTACTCACTGAAGAGAAATTCTTAGAACTCATTCATCTACACTAgcattttatttcctgtttttccTTCATCAGTGGTATTGCTATGCAAAAAAACAGCCAGCAGAGGTCAGGCTTGGCTCATGGTTGCTTGTGGCTCTGAAATGCAGGGCCCTCAGGGCTGGGTGCTGGCTCTGTGCTGGCCATTGACCGAGATCATGCTCACAAACTCACGTAGCAGATTGCGGCAAGCTCCTGTCGTAGATTCCCTGCTTCTAGGCTGGAGGTGGTCTTGACTGGGTTCACACCGCTGTCATATACCGTAAACTTGGTACCCATAAGGTTTGATCTGTGGGGATGACATCGTACTTACTGATGAAGTTCTTACAATGAAGTTTTCAGCGTGTCACAGCAAAGGAATGAAGCTCCCAAAGACTGTCAAGAATATGTTCAGGCCACATTTCACaccaaaatcaaaagaagaaaaataatacaaattaaagctTTTTCTTTTTAGTACTAATAAAAATTATGGAATAGTAACATATACAAAATCAAAGATGTATGTTTTTAAGCAGCTGTAATGAGACTCAGACATTAGAACGCACACAGTGGCTTTCTCCTCATATGAACGAGGACACTCCTGCACAACAGCAATGAACccaattacagttttaaataggTTCACACAGACTCATTAAAGGTCCCTCTTGAATGTTTAGACAGAGACAGATGTCTCTTGTCTCTAAAAAAACAGCATAGTTTTAAGTTACGCTACTGTATCTTATGAATCACGCGACACAATGAAACCTCTTTAAATCTACCTCAGTTTGCCAATAAAGCTCTCGCCGCCCCGTGATAGGTCAGTAGGGTCGATGGAGATGAGGTAATTGGATGTtttgctcttctttctcttcctcccgGCTAAAAGGAAAACCTAATGTATAACAGAATTTAATTGGACACCGAAACAGCAGCACAAAACGGACATCAAAAACATCCGATAGAGATTgagacataaacaaacaaacaatcagagaCAGCGTTTCCATATATTGTTTTGAGAAATGACAACCAACTATATAACACatatagatatacatatacatatagggAAGTTGGCTATATGTATTATTCTACAAGGTAAAAAAGATGGCTATAAAACATGGCTTTTAACATATGATTTTTGATTTTAGGATAAGCATTTACCAAGCGAAGCAATATTATGCTGAGTTGTCATTTAGCTCTCCCTGCAGGCTAAATATGGTTCCTTTCATCAGAATCAATCATTTCAAGCCCTTTGGCAAATTGGATGAATGGAGTGTCACTGATTGGGCTTGATTGCTGGTGCTAAACAATGATGACTTCTTGGAAAACATGGAAATAATCATTGTTTCGGTGTGTGTCTGACCTTCTTGCCATCCTCTCTCTCCAGATGGAGGTAGTAGGTGGGGTACATCCCCCTGTCCATGCCCTTTTTATCCCGTGTGATCCTGCATTTCACAGCCACTCCTTGAGGTGCGGGTCTGAGAGTGAACTCCTCCAGGTCATCTACGTCGATGGATGGTTCATTGGCCAATGGGCTGGAAGCTGAGGTCGCCTCCTGTCATTGATTAGGCAGATACAGATTGATCCCAGTCAATTATAAATTTACGTTAAGAGAAGGGTacaaagtgtaaataaataaatatatatatatatatatatatatatatatatatatatatatatatatatatatatataaatcaaaaagtATGAGACATGAGGAAAAAAAgctgatttaataataaataaataaaaatctgaacaCCCACTGAAAAATAAGATATGTGTTATATTTAAACCTTGAAAGCAACAAGAACAAcaaattgtgaagaaaaaaaaaatgttcacataAAAGTGTGAGTTGAACTTAATTGCACAGATTACATTATATAAGCATTTTCACTAGTGCACTCATTGCTTGACATTTGGACCCCAGTGTATATTAATCAAATGTCCCTGTGGTCTGAAATGTAAGCAGCTGGATTAAAATGGAAATGTTAAAGAGCAACAAAGCAACCCAGTGACGTTATTAGGTTCAGGCCCAAGAGACATGGATGAGCAACTACACAACCAAATGAATAACATCCGAATTTAGACTCCCATGAAATTAGTTTACTGGAAGAGCTCGGATAACAGACAAATaacaagagggaaaaaaaaaaaaaaatatatatatatatatatatatatatatatatatatatatatagtaaatatatatatatatatataggtaaataTGCATGTGATATGCACAAGTGAATAATATGAGATAAGGACCATTACTTTAAAGTTTACAGattttagtttaatgtttttttttttttgcagtgtgacaaataaatacaatttaaaaaatctccATGTAGTCTCTcaaataataaaagcataaaaataaacttgaattttttttcttcagaatatatTACAGTCACAATGCATAACACTACAGGAATTCTCCCAATTTGACTTATCTACTAATACAGTTTTCTTagtaatagatttttattttctacaaaacACTGTACATTGTGATCACCAGTGAAACAGTGGTAAGAGCAGGGGTTTCATACAGGCATGGTTTCCATCAAGTTATTTTAAGAAAGTAATCATTTCTCCGTTGCCATAGGAAACAACGGGACTCTGACCCTCTGTTTTCAGCATTGCAGGGCTTGTGCCAAGACAGACACAAGCGAATACATCCTAGCATGACAATCCACAGACTGCTTGTGTCAGCATTGTACATGTAATATAACTGGACACAGATGAGTTCACATTTGGAGCTAACGCACATATACTGCTCAAAATAGCAGGCAAGCTTCAGTTTAGACAGCAAAGGACAAGGAATGACCTTCACTATGCAAAAGTGCAGTTGGGGAATCAACAAAAATGATATAAATTTGGTCAGCAATGCATTATATACTGTGGGTGTCAAGTCAGAATCTTATTGGTACTGAACTGCATCTAATCCACAGATCTTTAACTTTTTTGCAGGCCAAGGTCCCGTTGGTGTACTTAGTGACAGAACAGTGACCCTCTACATACTGTAAAAAGAGTTTTATATATTAAGCATGACAGCATTAAGCATCTCATAACTTGTATATAGTACCATACTAACGCATTTTCATACATTATGATGCTTAAAATAATCCTTTGAATCCATATTGAATCATATCTGTACAGGTATTCAAAGTCATatgtatataacaatataattttaaagcattttaaaagattatcttctttaaaaaaagtctaaTGTGGGAGGAACAATGAAACGTTTTTCTGACTTCCACCTTCTTAATTTTAGCTTAAgttcaattttttttactattttctactatttttatataatgcatactTTGAAGtgcaaaaaccacacacacacacctcccccccccccaaacaaaaCGACAAAATACACTATATTCAAAAGAtcaagagtttttatttatttgaccaaaacaataaaattgtgaaaactcattacaattaaatataattgttttctattttaatgcattttaaatgtaatttattcctgttatggtaaaacagatttttcagcagccattactccagtattcaatGCTTTGAAGCACAAGAAATTTCAACATTTCTTATAATCAGTGTAATagataatgtctttactgtcacttttgataaatttaatgcatccttgctgaataataataaaaaaaggcatttcttcaaaacaaaacaaaaatgtatgacaCCAAAGTTTTGAATCggatattaaatatttatcttcaGTCTCCTCTTAGTTATGAAAAGGTAATTATGGTAACCATTATTAACAGTCTACCTTGCTGGACTTTTTGCTGGTGGCAGATCCAGGTCTTGTGTTGCTGTTGAGCTGAGATGAACTTGAGCTGACCAAATCAtcttcatcctcttcttcatcaaAGTTCATGCTACTGGAGATTCCTttgaacaagaaaaaatattGAGGAGTTAATTAAATAGTGTGTCAAAAGCAGAACATGTGGAGAGAACAGCAGCAGGCATTAAGCAAACATGGAGGCATTATGCAGTGCAAATAACTGCACTCTGATGCCAAAAGAGCATTAGACACAAAACCAACGGATTACATTTAGGATAAAA includes:
- the LOC113091176 gene encoding tubby protein homolog isoform X2, whose product is MVQSNLDGRSRVRRTRQSEEQAPLVESYLSGNSSTIYHVQEAEQEEVKAVAEVQAPRSVKKTKPPTSTPQTASAKKEKKGKHKGISSSMNFDEEEDEDDLVSSSSSQLNSNTRPGSATSKKSSKEATSASSPLANEPSIDVDDLEEFTLRPAPQGVAVKCRITRDKKGMDRGMYPTYYLHLEREDGKKVFLLAGRKRKKSKTSNYLISIDPTDLSRGGESFIGKLRSNLMGTKFTVYDSGVNPVKTTSSLEAGNLRQELAAICYETNVLGFKGPRKMSVIVPGMNMDHERVSIRPRNDHESLLARWQNKSTESVIELHNKTPVWNDDTQSYVLNFHGRVTQASVKNFQIIHDNDPDYIVMQFGRVAEDVFTMDYNYPMCALQAFAIALSSFDSKLACE
- the LOC113091176 gene encoding tubby protein homolog isoform X1, with the translated sequence MVQSNLDGRSRVRRTRQSEEQAPLVESYLSGNSSTIYHVQEAEQEEVKAVAEVQAPRSVKKTKPPTSTPQTASAKKEKKGKHKGIDGPAAFQDEGQELGNQIQILTVGHSPALESEAEGQGEAVGNTQSQGKQDLRVTMLKKGISSSMNFDEEEDEDDLVSSSSSQLNSNTRPGSATSKKSSKEATSASSPLANEPSIDVDDLEEFTLRPAPQGVAVKCRITRDKKGMDRGMYPTYYLHLEREDGKKVFLLAGRKRKKSKTSNYLISIDPTDLSRGGESFIGKLRSNLMGTKFTVYDSGVNPVKTTSSLEAGNLRQELAAICYETNVLGFKGPRKMSVIVPGMNMDHERVSIRPRNDHESLLARWQNKSTESVIELHNKTPVWNDDTQSYVLNFHGRVTQASVKNFQIIHDNDPDYIVMQFGRVAEDVFTMDYNYPMCALQAFAIALSSFDSKLACE